From the Cydia pomonella isolate Wapato2018A chromosome 23, ilCydPomo1, whole genome shotgun sequence genome, one window contains:
- the LOC133530613 gene encoding collagen alpha-4(IV) chain-like, giving the protein MSLKINLFYKLNLLFVLVSLCRAAERSLYDEIKEEIDKCCEYGEANGLTLSESEDCWFEVTPETSQYETICKLSMDRCCKAVFKKKNECEFGVNFTLTAMQSCERLNDTAQMCCNECKRGREFFSHDPDICATQLPTGNKTDQLLPGNAFRICCEMDRCKQSSENQCEHYCTDKGGIDVVCSCMLGYTLGEDGKSCQDIDECADGQVGEECETKGAICVNTLGDYRCDCPPNCVTEWSLTGIRCTDCDTNVTKHETATTTDQPMVVLIGGPGQKSNKDEGGDTVSTGKGDATDKEHRNITCIQGPKGERGQMGPMGDPGLPGFPGRAGMHGMPGEKGVMGPMGLPGIPGAVGFPGAPGLPGERGEMGPMGPPGLLGFPGRRGPKGDRGEMGLKGDPGYPGLPGIRGPKGEKGEPGSPVSLGSDMFTEKYSSSGVLLVKHSQTQDIPSCHAGHVKLWEGYSLFSKDLGNAGSCVRKFTAMPFQTCSASDCNSYLRRNDNSYWLTTGEPLVTNHVIGQDIKKYISRCVVCEVPHNAMAVHSQSVIDPSCPIGWDALWTGYSFATYAEDASAEALASPGSCLLYFNMVPVIECSGEEGSCRHRVIGGRLSFWLAAVDDELLAPGPRIISQINARSHVSRCAVCSRS; this is encoded by the exons atgtctttaaaaataaatttgttttataaattaaatctcTTGTTTGTGTTAGTGTCGTTATGCAGAGCAGCAGAAA GATCTTTATATGACGAGATCAAGGAGGAAATAGACAAGTGTTGTGAATATGGAGAAGCCAATGGCCTGACACTGTCTGAATCTGAAGACTGCTGGTTCGAAGTGACGCCGGAAACTTCCCAGTATGAGACTATATGCAAGCTATCCATGGATAGGTGTTGCAAGGCGGTTTTCAA aaaGAAGAATGAATGCGAGTTTGGGGTCAACTTTACGCTTACTGCGATGCAGTCTTGTGAGCGACTCAACGATACAGCACAG ATGTGCTGCAACGAATGCAAAAGGGGAAGGGAGTTTTTCTCGCACGATCCGGATATCTGCGCAACACAGTTGCCGACAGGCAACAAAACGGATCAGCTGCTGCCTGGTAATGCCTTTAGGATATGCTGCGAG atgGATCGTTGCAAGCAGTCCTCTGAGAATCAATGCGAACATTATTGCACAGACAAAGGCGGAATTGATGTCGTATGCAGCTGCATGCTAGGGTACACACTTGGCGAGGATGGCAAGAGTTGCCAAG ACATAGACGAATGTGCTGACGGCCAGGTCGGCGAGGAGTGCGAAACCAAAGGAGCGATCTGCGTCAACACACTTGGTGATTATAGATGCGATTGTCCCCCCAACTGCGTAACAGAATGGTCACTAACTGGAATACGTTGCACGGATTGTGACACTA ATGTGACTAAACATGAAACTGCTACCACTACTGATCAACCGATGGTGGTGTTGATTGGCGGACCGGGACAAAAAAGTAATAAGGATGAAGGAGGAGATACAGTTTCAACGGGAAAGGGCGACGCAACAGACAAAGAACATAGGAATATCACTTGCATTCAAGGACCTAAAGGCGAACGTGGACAAATGGGGCCCATGGGGGATCCAGGACTACCCGGTTTTCCTGGACGTGCAGGTATGCATGGTATGCCAGGTGAAAAAGGAGTTATGGGGCCCATGGGACTCCCAGGAATACCTGGTGCTGTAGGATTTCCAGGTGCACCGGGACTGCCAGGTGAACGCGGAGAAATGGGGCCAATGGGACCCCCAGGACTTTTAGGTTTTCCTGGAAGACGCGGACCGAAAGGTGATCGCGGAGAAATGGGACTCAAAGGTGATCCTGGATATCCAGGTCTTCCTGGAATAAGAGGTCCGAAAGGTGAAAAAGGAGAGCCAGGATCACCAGTATCACTAGGATCGGACATGTTTACAGAAAAATATTCTAGCTCTGGAGTACTACTAGTGAAACACAGTCAGACTCAAGATATCCCTTCATGTCATGCTGGGCATGTTAAGCTTTGGGAAGGATATTCGCTTTTTTCCAAAGACTTGGGTAACGCTGGTTCCTGCGTAAGAAAATTTACCGCGATGCCATTCCAGACATGTTcggcaagcgactgcaacagcTATTTAAGGAGAAATGATAACAGCTATTGGTTGACAACTGGCGAACCTTTGGTGACAAACCATGTTATAGGACAAGATATCAAGAAGTACATCTCGAGATGCGTTGTCTGCGAAGTGCCACATAACGCGATGGCAGTGCATAGTCAAAGTGTTATTGACCCGAGCTGTCCGATAGGCTGGGATGCATTGTGGACTGGATACAGTTTTGCGACa TATGCTGAGGACGCCAGCGCCGAAGCCCTCGCCAGCCCAGGCTCCTGTCTTTTGTACTTTAACATGGTGCCAGTGATAGAATGCAGTGGTGAAGAAGGCTCCTGTCGCCATCGTGTGATCGGTGGGCGTCTTAGCTTCTGGTTGGCTGCCGTTGATGATGAGTTGTTGGCACCCGGACCGAGGATTATATCGCAGATTAACGCACGCTCTCATGTGTCGAGATGCGCTGTTTGTAGCAGATCATAA